A stretch of the Gossypium hirsutum isolate 1008001.06 chromosome D07, Gossypium_hirsutum_v2.1, whole genome shotgun sequence genome encodes the following:
- the LOC107955082 gene encoding WUSCHEL-related homeobox 13, translating to MIMEWEDQENQNQREILNVNVNNGGVMYVKVMTDEQLETLREQIAVYAAICEQLVEMHKNLTAQQDLAGGRLGSLYCDPLMTSAGHKITARQRWTPTPVQLQILERIFDQGTGTPSKQKIQEITSELSQHGQISETNVYNWFQNRRARSKRKQLGSSSNNAESELETEVESPNEKKTKPENLLSGQNPAPRAEDLCFQNPEITSELHFLGVMSNPTTFNGDEHLSGKMGMPGSYNIYDQAGDYGMAG from the exons atgatAATGGAATGGGAAGATCAAGAGAATCAAAACCAGAGAGAGATTTTGAATGTAAATGTGAATAATGGTGGAGTAATGTATGTCAAAGTGATGACCGATGAACAGTTGGAGACTCTCAGAGAGCAAATTGCTGTTTATGCCGCCATTTGTGAGCAGCTCGTTGAGATGCATAAGAACCTCACTGCCCAGCAAGATCTCGCAG GTGGTAGGCTGGGGAGCCTGTATTGTGACCCGTTAATGACATCTGCTGGTCACAAAATTACTGCTAGACAGCGGTGGACACCAACTCCAGTGCAGCTTCAGATTCTGGAACGAATCTTTGATCAGGGGACTGGAACTCCAAGCAAGCAAAAGATCCAAGAGATAACCTCAGAACTGAGCCAGCATGGCCAAATTTCTGAAACAAATGTCTATAACTGGTTTCAAAATAGACGGGCTCGGTCTAAAAGGAAGCAACTGGGGTCATCATCCAACAATGCTGAATCAGAACTAGAGACAGAAGTCGAGTCACCGAATGAAAAGAAGACGAAGCCCGAGAATCTTCTCTCTGGGCAGAACCCTGCACCAAGGGCTGAAGATCTCTGTTTCCAGAACCCTGAGATAACCTCTGAACTGCATTTCTTGGGTGTAATGTCCAATCCAACTACATTCAACG GAGATGAACATCTGTCTGGAAAAATGGGAATGCCTGGGAGCTACAACATTTATGACCAGGCAGGTGACTACGGCATGGCAGGGTGA